In Oceanivirga salmonicida, the following proteins share a genomic window:
- a CDS encoding RES family NAD+ phosphorylase, whose protein sequence is MIKNYKNKEKLCSKCFTDQGLKLMAEKIGIQNSNNCRNCLNSHGIKLNIEQIKELVYRFFEVGSIVKLDYGASPTIKFNKYIKTSVKFSNSLQKDVKLFEKELGIGFFVYGPPLWLIGEIEPLKDLQNIKKRKSIFKRIIDEFPTVLLKENELFYRIRTNPEKPIDKNEYDSSPYPGKGRLDSKNNPILYASQDLEVCIHECRVITEDEIYVATLKPNNTLKLLDLTEPIDENINAFESLDLSIQMLFLASKESPNAYEISRDLSLYVKEKGFDGIIYPSFFSLLRTGKIPFGTFCGLPLRKFPKYKEFEKATTIRNIALFGSPIKDKKIEVKNINKLRLNQIIYNYDFGPVGIN, encoded by the coding sequence ATGATAAAAAATTACAAAAATAAAGAAAAACTTTGTTCAAAATGTTTTACAGACCAAGGACTTAAACTTATGGCAGAGAAAATTGGAATACAAAACTCTAATAATTGTAGAAATTGTTTAAATTCTCATGGAATTAAACTAAATATTGAACAGATAAAAGAATTAGTTTATAGATTTTTTGAAGTTGGAAGTATTGTTAAATTAGATTATGGAGCTTCTCCAACAATTAAATTTAATAAGTATATAAAGACAAGTGTTAAATTCTCTAACTCATTACAAAAAGATGTAAAACTTTTTGAAAAAGAATTAGGAATTGGATTTTTTGTTTACGGACCTCCATTATGGCTTATTGGAGAAATTGAACCTTTAAAAGATTTACAAAATATAAAAAAAAGAAAATCAATTTTCAAAAGGATAATTGATGAATTTCCAACAGTTTTGTTAAAAGAAAATGAATTATTCTATAGAATACGAACAAACCCTGAAAAACCTATTGATAAAAATGAATATGATAGTTCTCCATACCCAGGAAAAGGGAGACTAGATAGTAAAAATAATCCAATTTTATATGCTTCTCAAGATTTAGAAGTTTGTATTCATGAATGTAGAGTAATAACAGAAGATGAAATATACGTTGCAACACTTAAGCCAAATAATACTTTAAAGCTTTTAGACTTAACAGAGCCAATTGATGAAAATATTAATGCATTTGAAAGCTTAGATTTATCAATACAAATGTTATTTTTAGCTTCTAAAGAATCGCCAAATGCCTATGAAATTTCAAGAGATTTAAGTCTTTATGTAAAAGAGAAAGGATTTGATGGAATTATATATCCTTCTTTTTTTAGTTTATTAAGAACAGGTAAAATTCCATTCGGAACATTTTGTGGCCTTCCATTGAGAAAATTTCCAAAATATAAAGAATTTGAAAAAGCTACTACAATTCGAAATATAGCTTTATTTGGAAGTCCAATAAAAGATAAAAAGATAGAAGTTAAAAATATTAATAAACTTAGATTAAATCAAATAATTTATAATTATGATTTTGGTCCTGTTGGAATAAATTAA